Proteins co-encoded in one Methylobacterium sp. WL1 genomic window:
- the grpE gene encoding nucleotide exchange factor GrpE, whose amino-acid sequence MSQDDQRQTTVEAGASAAQETTSPGTGAAAASVDPVAEALALLTAERDELKDRMLRTLAEMENLRRRTEREIADARAYAVTNFARDVLNVADNIHRALDSVPGDAKAAADGAFKGLIDGIELTERDLAKTLERHGVKPVEPEGQKFDPNRHQAMFEVPNPDVPAGTVVQVVQTGYVIGERVLRPALVGVAKGGPKAAANPADAA is encoded by the coding sequence ATGTCCCAGGACGACCAGCGCCAGACCACGGTCGAGGCCGGTGCCAGCGCGGCCCAGGAGACCACGTCGCCGGGCACGGGCGCCGCCGCGGCGTCCGTCGATCCGGTGGCCGAGGCCCTGGCCCTCCTCACCGCCGAGCGCGACGAGCTGAAGGACCGGATGCTGCGCACGCTGGCCGAGATGGAGAACCTGCGCCGCCGGACCGAGCGGGAGATCGCGGATGCGCGCGCCTACGCGGTCACGAACTTCGCCCGCGACGTTCTGAATGTCGCCGACAACATCCACCGGGCCCTCGACAGCGTCCCGGGGGACGCGAAGGCCGCCGCGGACGGCGCCTTCAAGGGGCTGATCGACGGCATCGAGCTGACCGAGCGCGACCTGGCCAAGACCCTGGAGCGGCACGGGGTGAAGCCCGTCGAGCCGGAGGGCCAGAAGTTCGACCCGAACCGGCACCAGGCCATGTTCGAGGTGCCGAACCCCGATGTCCCGGCCGGCACCGTCGTGCAGGTCGTGCAGACCGGCTACGTGATCGGCGAGCGGGTACTCCGCCCGGCGCTGGTCGGCGTCGCCAAGGGCGGCCCCAAGGCGGCCGCGAACCCCGCCGACGCCGCCTGA
- a CDS encoding DUF5666 domain-containing protein, producing MQSSPNRRFVLRLLAGTASLLPGAALPQENPRDQGIGGTGMKMTDEPKDGALGEGDRGIGGTGVIGTIRRFGSIVVNDLRIAYPPEVAVEIDGEPAKAADLKIGQVVHVVARPERGGLGTSRIDVVSEVVGPVESLAPGRMIVLGQRVSTGDLAGDWKPGTRVAVSGLRRPDGVIVASLIEPRSFGPDRVAGPVRRDAGGGLSIGGLRLKGADVLPPGQRALVTGATEAGAFAVTNAAQVGLPFPPGLRTVSVEAYIGRAGGGLDLGSGLAVSGRAGLRVPRQGSVRGVLTADIAPDGRLTMERLRIDDRIAPDRLQSPDAPRFERERDRLDLQKLPDLPELPRDVPGRFGTEPGPRQSPFGGLGDSHGPAIDTGPGQPHPGADGPGGFGGPRGFGAVPEVPAGFGGPGAGPGGFGGPPGGGGRR from the coding sequence GTGCAATCCTCGCCAAACCGCCGATTCGTCCTCCGCCTGCTCGCGGGCACCGCCAGCCTGCTGCCGGGCGCCGCCCTGCCCCAGGAAAACCCGCGCGACCAGGGCATCGGCGGCACCGGCATGAAGATGACCGACGAGCCGAAGGACGGTGCCCTCGGCGAGGGCGACCGCGGCATCGGCGGCACCGGAGTGATCGGCACGATCCGTCGCTTCGGCTCGATAGTCGTCAACGACCTGCGCATCGCCTACCCGCCCGAGGTCGCGGTGGAGATCGACGGGGAGCCCGCCAAGGCGGCCGACCTGAAGATCGGCCAGGTCGTGCACGTGGTCGCCCGGCCGGAGCGTGGCGGCCTGGGCACAAGCCGCATCGACGTGGTCAGCGAGGTGGTCGGGCCGGTGGAATCGCTCGCGCCCGGGCGGATGATCGTGCTCGGCCAGCGGGTCTCCACCGGTGACCTGGCGGGGGACTGGAAGCCCGGCACCCGCGTCGCCGTGAGCGGCCTGCGCCGGCCGGACGGCGTGATCGTGGCGAGCCTGATCGAGCCGCGCAGCTTCGGGCCCGACCGCGTCGCCGGGCCGGTGCGCCGCGACGCGGGCGGCGGCCTTTCCATCGGCGGCCTGCGCCTGAAGGGAGCCGACGTCCTCCCCCCGGGCCAGCGCGCCCTGGTGACCGGCGCCACCGAGGCCGGCGCCTTCGCCGTGACCAACGCCGCCCAGGTCGGGCTGCCGTTCCCGCCCGGCCTGAGGACGGTGTCGGTCGAAGCCTATATCGGTCGCGCCGGCGGTGGTCTGGACCTCGGTTCGGGCCTCGCCGTGTCGGGACGCGCAGGCCTGCGCGTCCCGCGCCAGGGCAGCGTGCGCGGCGTCCTCACCGCCGACATCGCCCCGGATGGCAGGCTCACGATGGAGCGACTGCGGATCGACGACCGGATCGCGCCCGATCGCCTGCAATCGCCGGACGCGCCACGCTTCGAGCGGGAGCGCGACCGCCTCGACCTGCAGAAGCTGCCCGACCTGCCCGAATTGCCCCGCGATGTCCCCGGGCGCTTCGGCACCGAGCCGGGCCCCCGGCAGAGCCCGTTCGGGGGGCTCGGCGATTCCCACGGCCCGGCGATCGACACCGGCCCGGGCCAGCCGCATCCCGGCGCGGACGGGCCCGGCGGGTTCGGTGGGCCGCGCGGCTTCGGCGCGGTCCCGGAGGTCCCGGCGGGATTCGGTGGCCCGGGCGCAGGACCGGGCGGTTTCGGTGGCCCACCCGGCGGCGGCGGCCGGCGCTGA
- a CDS encoding DUF6502 family protein, whose amino-acid sequence MSETPATKPEGASLHAPLARLLRPLVRLLVARGITFPALTDLLRELYVNVAEYDFALPGKEQTDSRVSLLTGIHRKEVRRLRGAGAPVSAVPAVVSRTSRIIARWIADPAFTDPQGQPLPLPRTADAGAPSFEVLVSGITRDLRPRAVLDEWLDRGLASLDPQDRIVLAEAAYVPRGDGSAEPQLYYFGRNLHDHIAASVANIVGDKPRFLERAVHYDGLSEALAVKLEARAREIAMEALQQANREAHAACQTDSGGDHRWNFGLYVYAEAAPPARSTDGR is encoded by the coding sequence ATGTCCGAGACCCCCGCCACGAAACCGGAGGGCGCCAGCCTGCATGCGCCGCTGGCCCGGCTGCTGCGCCCGCTGGTGCGCCTGCTCGTAGCGCGCGGGATCACATTCCCGGCGCTTACCGACCTGTTGCGCGAACTCTACGTGAACGTCGCCGAGTACGATTTCGCTCTGCCCGGCAAGGAGCAGACCGACAGCCGGGTCTCGTTGTTGACCGGCATCCACCGGAAGGAAGTGCGGCGCCTGCGCGGGGCCGGGGCGCCGGTGAGCGCCGTGCCGGCCGTGGTCTCGCGCACGAGCCGGATCATCGCACGCTGGATCGCCGACCCGGCCTTCACCGATCCGCAGGGCCAGCCGCTGCCGCTGCCACGGACAGCGGATGCGGGCGCGCCGTCCTTCGAGGTCCTGGTCTCCGGCATCACCCGCGACCTGCGCCCCCGCGCGGTGCTCGACGAGTGGCTCGACCGCGGGCTCGCCTCCCTGGACCCGCAGGACCGGATCGTTCTGGCCGAGGCGGCCTACGTGCCGCGCGGGGATGGTTCGGCCGAGCCGCAGCTCTACTATTTCGGCCGCAACCTGCACGACCATATCGCGGCCAGTGTCGCCAACATCGTCGGCGACAAACCGCGCTTCCTCGAGCGGGCCGTGCATTACGACGGGCTGTCCGAGGCGCTTGCGGTCAAGCTCGAGGCGCGGGCCCGCGAGATCGCCATGGAGGCCCTGCAGCAGGCCAACCGCGAGGCGCATGCCGCCTGCCAGACCGATTCCGGCGGCGATCACCGGTGGAACTTCGGCCTCTACGTCTACGCCGAGGCCGCCCCGCCGGCCCGGTCGACGGACGGGCGCTGA
- a CDS encoding HAD-IA family hydrolase, with product MLRALIFDVDGTLAETEDLHRQAFNRAFSDLDLPWRWDPALYADLLTVMGGKERLTHYIDTHHPGEAASLHARAPEIHARKTIAYGGLVTGDGLPLRPGIARLVGEARNAGLRLAIATTTSRPNVDRLLAANFGLDDTPFDVIAAGDEAARKKPAPDVFQLALDRLGVPAVQAVAFEDSAPGIASARAAGLPVLATRSRYTDSHSLDGAFSAVSDLGEPGRPHRHIAGLEWPGDVVTLGALQDWHAGVR from the coding sequence GTGCTGAGGGCGCTGATCTTCGACGTCGACGGCACGCTCGCCGAGACCGAGGACCTGCACCGGCAGGCGTTCAACCGCGCCTTCTCGGACCTGGATCTGCCCTGGCGCTGGGACCCGGCGCTCTACGCCGACCTGCTCACCGTGATGGGCGGCAAGGAACGGCTCACCCACTACATCGACACGCACCACCCGGGCGAGGCGGCTTCGCTGCACGCCCGGGCGCCCGAGATCCACGCCCGCAAGACGATCGCGTATGGCGGCCTCGTCACCGGGGACGGCCTGCCCCTGCGCCCGGGGATCGCCCGGCTGGTCGGCGAGGCCCGGAACGCCGGCCTGCGCCTGGCTATCGCCACCACCACCAGCCGGCCCAACGTCGATCGGCTGCTGGCGGCGAACTTCGGGCTGGACGACACGCCCTTCGACGTGATCGCGGCCGGCGACGAGGCCGCGCGCAAGAAGCCCGCCCCGGACGTGTTCCAACTGGCTCTGGACCGCCTCGGCGTCCCGGCCGTGCAGGCCGTGGCGTTCGAGGATTCCGCCCCCGGCATCGCCTCGGCCCGCGCCGCCGGCCTGCCGGTCCTGGCGACACGCAGCCGCTACACGGACAGCCACAGCCTCGACGGCGCCTTCTCGGCGGTCTCCGATCTCGGCGAGCCCGGCCGCCCGCACCGGCACATCGCCGGGCTCGAATGGCCGGGCGACGTGGTGACGTTGGGCGCTTTGCAGGATTGGCACGCGGGCGTGCGCTGA
- the rpe gene encoding ribulose-phosphate 3-epimerase, whose protein sequence is MLPPVIAPSILSADFARLAEETRAVDAAGADWIHLDVMDGHFVPNITFGPPVVKALRPHTQKFFDVHLMIAPADPYLAAFADAGADGITVHAEAGPHIHRSLQTIRDLGKRAGVAINPGTPAALVEPVLDIVDLVLVMTVNPGFGGQTFLRSSMESVARVRAMVAGRDIRIQVDGGIDAETVKAASRAGADTFVAGNAVFSGGPDAYAERIAAIRAGAEGASGRDLSC, encoded by the coding sequence ATGCTGCCTCCCGTCATCGCCCCGTCGATCCTCTCGGCCGACTTCGCCCGCCTCGCCGAGGAGACCCGTGCCGTGGACGCGGCCGGGGCCGACTGGATCCATCTCGACGTGATGGACGGCCATTTCGTGCCCAACATCACCTTCGGCCCTCCAGTGGTGAAGGCGCTGCGCCCGCACACGCAAAAGTTCTTCGACGTGCACCTGATGATCGCGCCGGCCGACCCGTATCTCGCGGCCTTCGCCGACGCCGGCGCCGACGGGATCACGGTCCATGCCGAGGCCGGGCCGCACATCCACCGCTCGCTCCAGACCATCCGCGACCTCGGCAAGCGCGCTGGCGTGGCGATCAACCCCGGCACCCCCGCCGCGCTGGTCGAGCCGGTGCTCGACATCGTGGATCTCGTGCTGGTGATGACGGTCAATCCCGGCTTCGGCGGCCAGACGTTCCTGCGGAGCAGCATGGAGAGCGTGGCGCGGGTGCGGGCCATGGTGGCCGGCCGCGACATCCGCATCCAGGTCGACGGCGGCATCGACGCCGAGACCGTGAAGGCGGCAAGCCGCGCCGGCGCCGACACGTTCGTGGCCGGCAATGCGGTCTTCAGCGGAGGTCCAGACGCCTACGCGGAGCGCATCGCGGCGATCCGGGCCGGCGCGGAGGGCGCCTCCGGTCGCGACCTCTCGTGCTGA
- a CDS encoding phosphoribulokinase, with product MSARHPIISVTGSSGAGTTSVRNTFEQIFRREDVRAVFIEGDGFHAYDRDTMRAMMAREPTLSHFAPRANLLPELEAVFRSYAENGTGQTRHYAHDQHDARAYGIPEGSFSDWEAFPPDSDLLFYEGLHGCVADPDVDIARYADLKIGVVPVINLEWIQKLHRDRSFRGYSTDAVTDVILRRMPDYVQTICPQFSFTDINFQRVPTVDTSNPFIARWIPTADESLVVIRFKDPKGIDFSYLVSMIHDSFMSRANSIVIPGGKLDLAMQLILTPMIMQLVERRRRLA from the coding sequence ATGTCGGCGCGGCACCCCATCATCTCGGTGACCGGCTCCTCAGGAGCCGGCACGACCTCGGTGCGCAACACCTTCGAGCAGATCTTCCGCCGGGAGGACGTGCGCGCCGTGTTCATCGAGGGCGACGGGTTCCACGCCTACGACCGGGACACGATGCGGGCCATGATGGCGCGCGAGCCGACGCTGTCGCATTTCGCGCCCCGGGCGAACCTGCTGCCGGAGCTGGAGGCGGTGTTCCGCAGCTACGCCGAGAACGGCACCGGCCAGACCCGGCACTACGCCCACGACCAGCACGACGCCCGGGCCTACGGCATCCCGGAGGGCAGCTTCTCGGACTGGGAGGCGTTCCCGCCGGATTCCGACCTGCTGTTCTACGAGGGCCTGCACGGCTGCGTGGCCGACCCGGACGTCGACATCGCCCGCTACGCCGACCTGAAGATCGGCGTGGTGCCGGTGATCAACCTCGAATGGATCCAGAAGCTGCACCGGGACCGCTCGTTCCGCGGCTATTCCACGGATGCCGTCACCGACGTGATCCTGCGGCGGATGCCCGACTACGTGCAGACCATCTGCCCGCAATTCTCGTTCACGGACATCAACTTCCAGCGGGTCCCGACCGTCGACACCTCGAACCCGTTCATCGCCCGCTGGATCCCCACCGCCGACGAGTCGCTGGTGGTGATCCGGTTCAAGGATCCGAAGGGGATCGACTTCTCGTATCTCGTGTCGATGATCCACGACAGCTTCATGAGCCGGGCCAATTCCATCGTGATCCCGGGCGGCAAGCTCGACCTCGCCATGCAGCTGATCCTGACGCCGATGATCATGCAGCTCGTGGAACGCCGCCGCCGCCTGGCGTGA
- a CDS encoding TAXI family TRAP transporter solute-binding subunit, which produces MRREWLLVLVAFGLAAVAAGIVYLSRPTTLTVAVGPQDGAEAALIEAYANALDRSREDVRLKVVRFSDVRDSALALQRNRADLAVVRPDVFLPENGLTLAILHDEALVIAAPEASEIEDVPALARKRLGIVVRHSADLPFLTNLLSFYDLLPDNPGADAPEAEPAAEIASGHVQVVPLKLGEVATALSEKRVDAVAVIASPASKIAGAVVRAIEQGSPDRKIGFVSIPDGDAILQRFPELQSLSIPAGTFGGRPKRPDEEVRTVGASYRLMARGSVSRVAIASATQHLFEWRSRLAAAAPAAKLMKAPDFDTTVAATSARLPNHPGAVDYFEREQQTFLDRYEDYIYLLAFFGGTIGSGIAWIGQRLARKRRERIDIVLDRLLDIMREVRAATSAAELDTIAIETDGLVADVVCYARERSIDARTVSALILAVDGVHAAISDARRRADDSAPGATAKRRTARLLALNLPAAE; this is translated from the coding sequence ATGCGCCGCGAGTGGCTCCTGGTTCTGGTAGCCTTCGGGCTGGCCGCGGTCGCGGCCGGCATCGTCTATCTATCCCGGCCGACCACGCTGACGGTGGCGGTCGGCCCCCAGGACGGAGCCGAGGCCGCGCTGATCGAGGCCTACGCGAACGCCCTCGACCGGAGCCGCGAGGACGTGCGCCTCAAGGTCGTCCGCTTCTCGGACGTGCGCGACAGCGCCCTGGCGCTCCAGCGCAACCGGGCCGACCTCGCGGTGGTGCGGCCGGACGTGTTCCTGCCCGAGAACGGCCTGACGCTGGCGATCCTGCACGACGAAGCCCTGGTGATCGCCGCGCCGGAGGCCTCCGAGATCGAGGACGTGCCGGCGCTGGCGCGCAAGCGTCTCGGGATCGTCGTGCGCCACAGCGCCGACCTGCCGTTCCTCACCAACCTTCTCTCCTTCTACGACCTTCTGCCCGACAACCCCGGTGCGGATGCGCCGGAGGCCGAGCCGGCGGCCGAGATCGCATCCGGCCACGTGCAGGTGGTGCCGCTGAAGCTCGGCGAGGTCGCGACGGCGCTGTCCGAGAAGCGCGTCGACGCGGTGGCGGTGATCGCCAGCCCCGCCTCGAAGATCGCGGGCGCGGTGGTGCGAGCCATTGAGCAGGGTTCCCCCGATCGGAAGATCGGGTTCGTGTCGATCCCGGACGGGGACGCGATCCTGCAGCGCTTCCCCGAATTGCAATCGCTGTCGATCCCGGCCGGAACCTTCGGCGGCCGTCCGAAGCGACCGGACGAGGAGGTCCGCACCGTCGGCGCCTCCTACCGCCTGATGGCGCGGGGCTCGGTCAGCCGGGTCGCGATCGCCTCGGCGACGCAGCACCTGTTCGAGTGGCGCTCGCGGCTCGCCGCCGCGGCCCCGGCCGCCAAGCTGATGAAGGCGCCGGATTTCGACACCACGGTCGCGGCGACGTCGGCACGCCTGCCGAACCATCCCGGCGCCGTCGACTATTTCGAGCGCGAGCAGCAGACCTTCCTGGATCGCTACGAGGATTACATCTACCTGCTGGCCTTCTTCGGCGGCACGATCGGCTCCGGCATCGCCTGGATCGGGCAGCGGCTGGCCCGCAAGCGCCGGGAGCGGATCGACATCGTGCTCGACCGCCTGCTCGACATCATGCGCGAGGTTCGGGCCGCCACCAGCGCGGCCGAACTCGACACGATCGCGATCGAGACGGACGGGCTCGTGGCCGACGTCGTCTGCTACGCCCGGGAGCGCAGCATCGACGCCCGGACCGTGAGCGCGCTGATCCTGGCGGTGGACGGCGTCCACGCGGCGATCTCGGACGCGCGGCGGCGGGCCGACGATTCGGCGCCAGGGGCGACGGCCAAGCGGCGCACCGCGCGGCTGCTGGCCCTCAACCTGCCGGCCGCGGAATAA
- a CDS encoding [protein-PII] uridylyltransferase translates to MFDPAAALETVLANLDREAREPTKLRAALVPELRRVIEDGHRAAEAQLLQDRNGLGCAQALSNLTDAVVQTIHDAVVRQLYPNDNPSTGEQLAVVATGGYGRGTMAPGSDIDLLFLLPYKQTAWSESVVEAMLYVLWDLKLKVGHATRSVEECLREAKADMTIRTALLEARYLFGTRILFEELVTRFDAELVIGSAAEFVDAKLRERDARVSKAGTSRYLVEPNVKDGKGGLRDLNTLFWIAKYTYRVRDQIELVGAGLFTQEEYALFERCDEFLWRVRCHMHFVTKRAEERLSFGLQPRIAERFGYEARGGLSGVERFMKAYFRVAKDVGDLTAIVCAELEARHAKRTPVLDRWIGRFRDRFRATAIEAEDFWIDHGRVNLRAEDAFERDPVNLIRLFWLADRHNLAIHPDAKRLANRSRRLITPTLRADPEANRLFIDILTSRNAPEEALREMNEAGVLGRFIPDFGRIVAMMQFNMYHHFTVDEHLLRTVGILAAIESGRAEEAYPLVSRLIHTIHNRTALYAAILLHDIAKGRPEDHSIAGAAIAARLCPRFGLTEAETETVAWLVEHHLLMSMTAQSRDLSDGKTIERFASVVQSLERLKLLTILTVADISAVGPGVWTAWKGTLVRTLYDETEVFLSGGHSEIARTDRVRLVQMSLREQLPGWASEEFDAYAARHGQAYWLKVDSPRQIKNAVFLRDVLSEGRTSATDVALDPVRGVTEVTIYSPDHPRLLAIVTGACAAAGSNIVDAQIFTTTDGFALDTIFISRAFERDEDELRRSRRITAAIERSLKGEIRIADLVADKHPPTSAQAKTFLVPPDVGIDNALSSRETVVEVTGLDRPGLLYELTTAFGRLSLNITSAHVATFGERAVDVFYVTDLTGTRVTQPDRQAAIRKAMLEVFAGDVAVLRAEGLEALVAAPPPREA, encoded by the coding sequence ATGTTCGATCCCGCCGCCGCCCTCGAAACGGTCCTTGCCAACCTCGACCGCGAAGCCCGCGAGCCGACCAAGCTGCGCGCCGCACTCGTGCCCGAGTTGCGCCGGGTCATCGAGGACGGCCACCGCGCCGCGGAGGCGCAGCTTCTGCAGGACCGCAACGGCCTTGGCTGCGCACAGGCCTTGTCGAACCTGACCGACGCCGTGGTGCAGACGATCCACGACGCGGTGGTGCGGCAGCTCTACCCCAACGACAACCCCTCGACCGGCGAGCAGCTCGCCGTGGTCGCCACCGGCGGCTACGGCCGGGGCACGATGGCGCCGGGCTCCGACATCGATCTGCTGTTCCTGCTGCCGTACAAGCAGACCGCGTGGTCGGAGAGCGTCGTCGAGGCGATGCTCTACGTCCTGTGGGACCTGAAGCTGAAGGTCGGCCACGCCACCCGCTCCGTGGAGGAATGCCTCCGCGAGGCAAAGGCCGACATGACGATCCGCACCGCGCTCCTCGAGGCGCGCTACCTGTTCGGCACCCGGATCCTGTTCGAGGAGCTGGTGACGCGCTTCGACGCCGAGCTGGTGATCGGCTCGGCCGCCGAGTTCGTCGACGCCAAGCTGCGCGAGCGCGACGCCCGGGTCTCGAAGGCGGGCACCTCGCGTTACCTGGTCGAGCCCAACGTCAAGGACGGCAAGGGCGGCCTGCGCGACCTGAACACGCTGTTCTGGATCGCCAAGTACACCTACCGGGTGCGCGACCAGATCGAGCTCGTCGGCGCCGGCCTGTTCACCCAGGAGGAATACGCGCTGTTCGAGCGCTGCGACGAGTTCCTGTGGCGGGTCCGCTGCCACATGCACTTCGTCACCAAGCGGGCGGAGGAGCGGCTGTCCTTCGGGCTGCAGCCGCGGATCGCCGAGCGCTTCGGCTACGAGGCGCGGGGCGGCCTGTCCGGGGTCGAGCGCTTCATGAAGGCGTATTTCCGCGTCGCCAAGGACGTGGGCGACCTCACCGCCATCGTCTGCGCCGAGCTGGAGGCGCGCCACGCCAAGCGCACGCCGGTGCTCGACCGCTGGATCGGCCGGTTCCGCGACCGCTTCCGCGCCACCGCGATCGAGGCCGAGGATTTCTGGATCGACCACGGCCGGGTGAACCTGCGCGCCGAGGACGCGTTCGAGCGCGACCCGGTCAACCTGATCCGCCTGTTCTGGCTGGCCGACCGCCACAACCTCGCGATCCACCCGGACGCCAAGCGCCTGGCGAACCGGTCGCGCCGGCTCATCACCCCGACCCTGCGGGCGGATCCGGAAGCCAACCGGCTGTTCATCGACATCCTGACCTCGCGCAACGCCCCCGAGGAGGCCCTGCGCGAGATGAACGAGGCCGGCGTGCTGGGTCGCTTCATCCCGGATTTCGGCCGCATCGTCGCGATGATGCAGTTCAACATGTACCACCACTTCACGGTGGACGAGCACCTGCTGCGCACCGTCGGCATCCTGGCTGCCATCGAGTCGGGCCGCGCCGAGGAGGCCTACCCACTGGTCTCGCGCCTGATCCACACGATCCACAACCGCACGGCGCTCTACGCCGCGATCCTGCTGCACGACATCGCCAAGGGCCGACCCGAGGACCACTCGATCGCCGGGGCGGCCATCGCCGCGCGGCTCTGCCCGCGCTTCGGGCTGACCGAGGCCGAGACCGAGACCGTGGCCTGGCTGGTCGAGCATCACCTGCTGATGTCGATGACCGCGCAGAGCCGCGACCTGTCGGACGGCAAGACGATCGAGCGATTCGCCTCGGTGGTGCAGAGCCTGGAGCGGCTGAAGCTCCTGACCATCCTGACGGTGGCCGACATCAGCGCGGTCGGCCCCGGGGTCTGGACCGCCTGGAAGGGCACCCTGGTCCGCACCCTCTACGACGAGACCGAGGTGTTCCTCTCGGGCGGCCATTCCGAGATCGCCCGCACCGACCGGGTGCGCCTGGTCCAGATGAGCCTGCGCGAACAGCTGCCCGGCTGGGCCTCGGAGGAGTTCGACGCCTACGCGGCGCGCCACGGCCAGGCCTACTGGCTGAAGGTCGACAGCCCGCGCCAGATCAAGAACGCGGTCTTCCTCCGCGACGTGCTGAGCGAGGGCCGCACCAGCGCCACCGACGTGGCCCTGGATCCGGTGCGGGGCGTGACCGAGGTCACGATCTACTCGCCGGACCACCCGCGCCTGCTCGCGATCGTCACGGGGGCCTGCGCGGCGGCCGGCAGCAACATCGTCGATGCGCAGATCTTCACCACCACCGACGGCTTCGCCCTCGACACGATCTTCATCTCCCGGGCCTTCGAGCGCGACGAGGACGAGTTGCGCCGGAGCAGGCGCATCACGGCCGCGATCGAGCGCTCCCTGAAGGGCGAGATCCGCATCGCCGACCTCGTGGCCGACAAGCACCCGCCGACCAGCGCCCAGGCCAAGACCTTCCTGGTGCCGCCGGATGTCGGGATCGACAACGCCCTGTCGAGCCGCGAGACCGTGGTGGAGGTGACCGGCCTCGACCGGCCGGGCCTGCTCTACGAGCTGACCACGGCGTTCGGCCGGCTGTCGCTCAACATCACCTCGGCGCACGTGGCCACCTTCGGCGAGCGCGCGGTGGACGTCTTCTACGTCACCGACCTCACCGGCACGCGGGTGACGCAGCCCGACCGGCAGGCGGCGATCCGCAAGGCGATGCTCGAGGTGTTCGCGGGCGACGTCGCCGTCCTCCGGGCCGAGGGCCTGGAAGCCCTGGTCGCCGCGCCGCCGCCGCGCGAGGCGTGA
- a CDS encoding YebC/PmpR family DNA-binding transcriptional regulator produces the protein MAGHSQFKNIMHRKGRVDAVRSKVFGKLAREITVAAKLGTPDPAMNPRLRAAIIAARAENMPKDNIERAVKKAAGADGENYEDIRYEGYGPGGAALIVEAQTDNRNRTASDVRSAFTKSGGSLAETGAVAFMFDRVGVIGFPASVADADTMLEAAIEAGADDVSSSEDGHEVVCAQESYGEVAKALEARFGEPSRTGLVWKAQNTIDVDDETGEKLIRLVEVIEDQDDVQHVYVNFALSDALMAKLEG, from the coding sequence ATGGCAGGCCATTCGCAGTTCAAGAACATCATGCACCGGAAGGGCCGGGTGGACGCGGTCCGCTCGAAGGTGTTCGGCAAGCTCGCCCGCGAGATCACCGTGGCGGCCAAGCTCGGCACGCCGGACCCGGCCATGAACCCGCGCCTGCGCGCGGCGATCATCGCGGCCCGCGCCGAGAACATGCCGAAGGACAACATCGAGCGCGCCGTCAAGAAGGCGGCCGGAGCGGATGGCGAGAACTACGAGGACATCCGCTACGAAGGCTACGGCCCCGGCGGCGCCGCGCTGATCGTGGAGGCGCAGACCGACAACCGCAACCGCACCGCCTCCGACGTGCGCTCGGCCTTCACCAAGTCCGGCGGCAGCCTCGCCGAGACCGGCGCCGTGGCGTTCATGTTCGACCGGGTCGGCGTGATCGGCTTCCCGGCGAGCGTCGCCGATGCCGACACGATGCTGGAGGCGGCCATCGAGGCGGGGGCCGACGACGTCAGCTCCAGTGAGGACGGCCACGAGGTCGTCTGCGCGCAGGAATCCTACGGCGAGGTCGCCAAGGCCCTGGAGGCCCGGTTCGGCGAGCCTAGCCGCACCGGCCTGGTCTGGAAGGCCCAGAACACGATCGACGTCGATGACGAGACCGGCGAGAAGCTGATCCGCCTGGTCGAGGTGATCGAGGACCAGGACGACGTGCAGCACGTCTACGTCAACTTCGCATTGTCCGATGCACTGATGGCCAAGCTCGAGGGCTGA